Part of the Deltaproteobacteria bacterium genome is shown below.
CGTCTCCTTGACGGAATCGGCAATACATTCGGGTGGTTTTACATTCTCTCTGCCAATTTCTTTGTTGTCGCCATGATTATTATCGCGTCCAGCGACCTTGGCCGGATCAGAATCGGCGGCCCGGACGCCCTGCCGGAATTCTCCACTTTCAGCTGGTATGCCATGCTGATCAGCGCGGGAATGGGCATCGGCCTGATGTTCTGGAGCGTGGGCGAACCGATCTTCCACTACATGACGCCCTCCCCCATGTTCGACGTTCCCCCCAAGTCCCCGCAATCCGCCCAGGTGGCCTTGGGGCTCACATATTACCATTGGGGCATCCATCCGTGGGCCATCTATGCCCTGGTCGGATTGTCCCTGGCATTTTTCGCCTATAACCGTGGCCTTCCACTCACCATCAGGTCGGTCTTTTATCCGCTACTCGGCGAAAAAATTTACGGATTCTGGGGCAACCTCATCGATATCCTGTCCGTGCTGGCAACGCTTTTCGGACTGGCGACATCCCTGGGCCTGGGCGTGAAACAGGTGTCGTCGGGTCTCTCCTACCTCTTTGGAACGCCCAACACCGAGATTGTCGCGGTCATACTCATCGCGGCCATCACCCTACTGGCCATTTTTTCGGTCACGGCCGGACTCGACAAAGGCGTCAAGCTGCTCAGCCAGGGCAACATCTATCTGGCCGGGGCGTTCATGGTCTTTCTGTGCGTGGTTGGTCCGACGGTCTATATTTTCAAGGCATTCACGCAAAACATTGGGTTCTATATCCAAAATCTGCCCCAATTAAGTTTTTGGGTCGAAACCTACTATGGCGCCGAGGGCAGCAACTGGCAGAATCCATGGACCATCTTTTACTGGGGCTGGTGGATATCCTGGTCTCCGTTCGTGGGCATGTTCATCGCCAGAATATCCAAGGGCCGGACTGTTCGGGAATTCATCCTCGGCGTGATGATTTTCCCCACGCTTCTGTCGTTCCTATGGATGTCCTCGTTCGG
Proteins encoded:
- a CDS encoding BCCT family transporter, producing the protein KRKERTYERKAIELAKQHYEKQKQKAIHERRTFRGLQIVPTKSYYDDSQGHTPGEDNMVGYGFDIHPQVFFGAGILLVLFIILTLVFKEQSAVFFQRLLDGIGNTFGWFYILSANFFVVAMIIIASSDLGRIRIGGPDALPEFSTFSWYAMLISAGMGIGLMFWSVGEPIFHYMTPSPMFDVPPKSPQSAQVALGLTYYHWGIHPWAIYALVGLSLAFFAYNRGLPLTIRSVFYPLLGEKIYGFWGNLIDILSVLATLFGLATSLGLGVKQVSSGLSYLFGTPNTEIVAVILIAAITLLAIFSVTAGLDKGVKLLSQGNIYLAGAFMVFLCVVGPTVYIFKAFTQNIGFYIQNLPQLSFWVETYYGAEGSNWQNPWTIFYWGWWISWSPFVGMFIARISKGRTVREFILGVMIFPTLLSFLWMSSFGGSALWLQIADNVDIAGAVSRDVSTALFVMLEHFPLSRITSLIGIALVVVFFVTSSDSGSLVVDHLTSGGKLDSPIPQRIFWAAMEGVCAAALLMGGGLVALQSASIATGLPFAIVLVIMCHSLYKGLREEDYHAKIIDKINPPKQTFEIPMGEDKPAPPPVIPG